Proteins from a genomic interval of Chitinophagales bacterium:
- a CDS encoding flavin reductase family protein: protein MNLKSIDAKSIGNRELYALLTGTVTPRPIAWASTIDKEGAVNLAPFSYFNVFGSNPPTLIFSPNRRGRDRTTKNTFDNLMEVPEVVINMVSYDIVRQMSITSVEYGSDINEFEKAGLTMLESQSIKPYRVAESPVQFECKVNQIVPVSLRGGAPNLIICEVQHIHLDESLIKADGKIDSSKLDICGRLGGGEYVRVNGDSIFSIDQPPTTISMGFDQLPENIRNSKILSGSDLAQLASFEQIPAKKDLENIKVNVEGNAEEQAKTLIAQNKLLEAWKVLLDPV from the coding sequence ATGAACTTAAAAAGTATTGATGCCAAGAGTATTGGCAACAGAGAATTATACGCATTATTAACCGGTACTGTAACGCCACGACCCATTGCCTGGGCCAGTACAATAGATAAAGAAGGAGCAGTAAATCTTGCGCCTTTCAGCTATTTTAATGTGTTTGGCTCCAATCCGCCCACACTTATTTTTTCGCCCAATAGAAGAGGGCGCGACCGAACAACAAAAAACACTTTTGACAATTTAATGGAAGTGCCGGAAGTAGTGATCAATATGGTCAGCTATGATATTGTACGACAAATGTCAATTACCAGTGTGGAATATGGCTCAGACATCAATGAATTTGAAAAAGCAGGGCTAACAATGCTGGAATCACAATCTATAAAACCCTATAGAGTAGCAGAATCCCCGGTGCAGTTTGAGTGTAAAGTCAATCAAATTGTTCCGGTAAGCTTAAGAGGAGGAGCACCCAATTTAATTATCTGTGAAGTGCAGCATATCCATTTAGATGAGTCCCTGATTAAAGCTGATGGCAAAATTGATTCCTCAAAACTGGATATCTGTGGGAGATTGGGAGGCGGAGAATATGTTCGGGTAAATGGCGATTCAATTTTCAGCATAGATCAACCGCCTACTACTATCAGCATGGGTTTTGATCAATTGCCGGAAAATATTCGAAACAGTAAAATACTCAGTGGAAGTGATTTGGCGCAATTGGCTTCTTTTGAGCAAATTCCTGCTAAAAAAGATTTAGAAAACATTAAAGTCAATGTTGAGGGGAATGCAGAGGAACAAGCTAAAACACTTATTGCCCAAAACAAATTGCTCGAAGCCTGGAAAGTTTTGCTCGACCCGGTATAA
- a CDS encoding FkbM family methyltransferase — MTENRNLTTAIERVQKLAEGSKLQRLLHNPLKYFNALFFGKLIYPLNKKGKLTACKSFFDTTINVLLPAGTDIYLLGAKSHSSEIKLAKFICKNLQHNAVFIDIGAHFGYYSLLASKIVGKQGKVVSIEASKSIFEVLKENASNAENLLLFNMACTDKKEDVTFYEFPVLYSEYNTLMPDQFESSAWTNKNKAQKINVQGNTLDAFLKPLNLKPDFIKIDVEGAEDKVISGMKSTLENNHQLIIAMEYLKETRHNTAHIQATKLLLEAGFIPHIILNDAKTKPVAANEIQSYLESKDMESDNIIFKKPTQ; from the coding sequence GTGACAGAAAACCGCAATCTGACAACAGCAATAGAGCGCGTCCAAAAATTGGCCGAGGGTTCTAAATTGCAGAGATTGCTGCATAATCCGCTTAAGTATTTCAATGCCTTATTTTTTGGAAAATTGATTTACCCACTGAATAAAAAAGGCAAACTCACAGCGTGCAAGAGTTTTTTTGACACTACAATAAATGTACTTTTACCCGCAGGAACTGATATTTATTTATTGGGCGCAAAAAGTCATAGTTCAGAAATTAAGTTGGCAAAATTTATTTGCAAAAACCTTCAGCACAATGCTGTTTTTATAGACATTGGGGCGCATTTCGGCTATTATTCTTTACTGGCCTCTAAAATTGTTGGCAAGCAGGGAAAAGTGGTCAGCATAGAGGCTTCAAAATCTATTTTTGAAGTTCTAAAGGAAAATGCAAGCAACGCTGAAAATCTATTGCTTTTCAATATGGCCTGTACGGATAAAAAGGAAGATGTTACTTTTTATGAATTTCCGGTCCTTTATTCAGAATACAACACACTTATGCCCGATCAATTTGAGTCTTCAGCCTGGACAAATAAAAACAAAGCACAAAAAATCAATGTGCAGGGAAATACCCTGGATGCATTTTTAAAACCTTTAAATTTAAAACCTGATTTTATAAAAATTGATGTGGAAGGTGCAGAAGACAAGGTGATTTCTGGTATGAAGTCAACACTGGAAAATAACCACCAGCTTATTATAGCCATGGAATACCTAAAAGAAACAAGACATAATACCGCCCATATTCAGGCCACCAAACTATTGCTTGAAGCCGGGTTTATACCACACATTATCTTAAATGATGCTAAGACTAAACCTGTAGCGGCTAATGAAATTCAATCCTATCTTGAAAGTAAGGATATGGAATCAGACAATATAATTTTTAAAAAACCAACACAATGA
- a CDS encoding VOC family protein, protein MKRATGIGGIFFKCKDPDKIKAWYKKHLGLNTDQYGTSFEWRQADAPEKKGFLQWSPFSNDTKYFEPSDSPVMINYRVENLEALVEVLKKEGVEILDKIESFEYGKFVHILDIEGNKIELWEPNDIEYDKIVDGRTK, encoded by the coding sequence ATGAAAAGAGCAACAGGAATTGGCGGGATTTTCTTTAAGTGCAAAGACCCCGATAAAATAAAAGCCTGGTATAAAAAGCATCTGGGCTTAAATACCGATCAGTATGGAACCAGTTTTGAATGGCGACAAGCCGATGCCCCTGAGAAAAAAGGATTTTTGCAATGGAGTCCATTTTCCAATGATACCAAATATTTTGAACCATCTGATAGCCCTGTAATGATCAATTATAGGGTAGAAAATCTGGAAGCATTGGTAGAGGTATTGAAAAAAGAAGGCGTTGAAATATTGGACAAAATAGAAAGTTTTGAATATGGGAAATTTGTCCATATTTTGGATATTGAAGGCAATAAAATTGAGCTCTGGGAACCCAATGATATAGAATACGATAAAATTGTAGACGGGAGGACAAAATAG
- a CDS encoding DUF4168 domain-containing protein: protein MKFNYLAIVLSCIVAFSACQGNDKSNQENEEPKNEAPAEGQQENEDETAGEQVYDEDSDDEKYQMQQQEITKVDDKELKQFVAALNEIQVINQTIQQEMISAVEAGGLEVERFSEIQQSQQSPDMESDVTEEELKQFQDAIVELEKIQGDAEKRMKQKIEDNGLTENRYREIGESLQNSPDLQARFQELMGQQQPQQPAQPQ, encoded by the coding sequence ATGAAATTCAATTACTTAGCCATTGTTTTGTCTTGTATTGTTGCTTTTTCTGCCTGCCAGGGAAATGACAAATCAAACCAGGAGAACGAAGAACCAAAAAACGAAGCTCCTGCTGAAGGGCAACAAGAAAATGAAGATGAAACAGCAGGTGAACAAGTTTATGATGAAGATTCTGATGACGAGAAATACCAAATGCAACAGCAAGAAATCACTAAAGTGGATGACAAGGAACTGAAGCAATTCGTTGCTGCTTTAAATGAAATACAAGTAATCAATCAGACCATCCAACAAGAAATGATAAGCGCAGTTGAAGCAGGTGGTTTAGAAGTAGAGCGATTTAGCGAAATACAACAATCACAACAATCTCCAGATATGGAATCTGATGTTACAGAGGAAGAACTCAAGCAATTTCAGGATGCTATTGTTGAACTTGAAAAAATACAGGGCGATGCAGAAAAAAGAATGAAACAAAAAATAGAAGACAACGGCCTTACTGAAAATAGGTACCGTGAAATCGGTGAGAGTTTGCAAAACAGTCCTGATTTACAAGCCAGGTTTCAGGAATTAATGGGACAGCAGCAACCACAACAGCCTGCTCAACCTCAATAA
- the cysS gene encoding cysteine--tRNA ligase, translating to MPKELEIYNSLSRKKEVFKAIDPPFLGLYVCGPTVYGEPHLGHARSAVTFDIVYRYLKYLGYKVRYVRNITDVGHLENDSDDGEDKIAKKARLEKIEPMEVVQFYTIKYHESMDALNIERPSIEPSASGHIMEQIEQVQKILDNGYAYEVNGSVYFDVSKYAQDYPYGKLSGKKLEDLQAGSRTLDAQDEKQAPEDFALWKKANPEHIMKWKSPWSLGFPGWHMECTSMSTKYLGETFDIHGGGMDLQFPHHEAEIAQSNSACGKPPCNYWMHNNMLTINGKKMGKSLGNFINLEELFNGTHKLLEQAYHPMTVRFFMLQAHYRSTLDFSNEALQAAEKGLKRLMQAHQLLMKLETGNEKDAGTEDKNVLESLEQAEAHLADDFNTAQCIARLFDITPVINKLSERKLQLAKSTIETLQKKFDALVTDVLGLKPMERGNEEVVDGLMNLLIDIRKEARFKKDFATSDKIRDDLAKVNIQLKDSKEGTSWEITD from the coding sequence ATGCCGAAGGAATTAGAGATTTACAACAGTTTATCCAGAAAGAAAGAAGTATTTAAAGCCATTGATCCACCATTTTTAGGACTGTATGTGTGCGGCCCTACCGTGTATGGAGAACCCCACCTGGGACACGCCCGTTCTGCGGTTACTTTTGATATTGTATATCGATACCTTAAATATTTAGGCTACAAAGTGCGCTATGTACGCAATATCACCGATGTAGGCCACCTGGAAAACGACAGCGATGATGGTGAGGATAAAATTGCCAAAAAGGCGCGCCTGGAAAAAATAGAGCCTATGGAAGTGGTGCAGTTTTATACCATAAAATACCACGAATCCATGGATGCTTTAAATATTGAAAGACCAAGCATCGAGCCCAGTGCCAGCGGACACATTATGGAGCAAATTGAGCAGGTGCAAAAAATCCTGGACAATGGCTATGCCTATGAAGTAAATGGCTCTGTTTATTTTGATGTAAGCAAATATGCACAGGACTATCCCTATGGAAAATTGTCCGGCAAAAAACTGGAAGACTTACAGGCAGGCTCTAGAACCCTGGACGCCCAGGATGAAAAGCAAGCCCCCGAAGATTTTGCCCTTTGGAAAAAAGCCAACCCGGAACACATTATGAAGTGGAAATCGCCCTGGAGCCTCGGGTTTCCCGGCTGGCATATGGAATGCACAAGCATGAGCACCAAATATCTCGGGGAGACTTTTGACATTCACGGTGGTGGCATGGATTTACAATTCCCACATCACGAAGCGGAAATTGCCCAAAGCAATAGTGCTTGTGGCAAACCACCCTGCAACTATTGGATGCACAACAATATGCTCACCATCAATGGGAAAAAGATGGGCAAGTCACTAGGCAATTTTATCAATCTGGAAGAATTGTTCAATGGCACACACAAATTATTAGAGCAAGCATACCACCCAATGACAGTGCGCTTTTTTATGCTTCAGGCACATTACCGAAGCACCTTGGATTTTTCCAATGAAGCCCTTCAAGCCGCAGAAAAAGGTTTAAAGAGATTGATGCAGGCCCATCAGCTACTGATGAAACTGGAAACCGGAAATGAAAAAGATGCAGGTACTGAGGATAAAAATGTGCTTGAATCGCTGGAGCAGGCTGAAGCGCACCTGGCCGATGATTTTAATACGGCCCAATGCATTGCCCGGCTTTTTGACATTACACCGGTAATCAATAAGTTGAGTGAGCGTAAATTGCAATTGGCCAAATCAACAATTGAAACACTACAGAAAAAATTTGATGCCCTGGTTACTGATGTGCTTGGGCTGAAACCGATGGAGAGAGGAAATGAAGAAGTTGTTGATGGACTGATGAACCTGCTGATTGATATCAGAAAAGAAGCGCGTTTTAAAAAGGACTTTGCCACCTCCGATAAAATCAGGGACGATCTGGCCAAAGTGAATATTCAATTGAAAGATTCAAAAGAAGGAACAAGTTGGGAAATTACAGATTGA
- a CDS encoding M28 family peptidase, producing the protein MGNYRLNILAACLILFFACASDKGNNQKSSAQKSDKAAQPKVDVPKFSADSAYYFVDKQVGFGPRVPNTAEHKACGDWLISKMESWADNVHVQKAELKAFNGEILKARNIIAEFNPQAKKRIMLSAHWDTRPFADQDPNAAAREKPIDGANDGASGVGVLMEIARQLSQQKPEIGIDIIFWDAEDYGQPDVDMKNPRMSDSYCLGSQYWAKNKHRSNYTAKYGILLDMVGAEDATFRLEGHSMQFAPTLNRKIWNKSIELGFGRYFILEETRPIIDDHFYITRIAKIPTIDIIDLKPHKRIQFGDFWHTHDDNMEIISPETLKAVGQTLLEVIYLEDKGLF; encoded by the coding sequence TTGGGAAATTACAGATTGAATATCCTTGCGGCTTGCCTAATATTGTTTTTTGCCTGTGCTTCAGACAAAGGAAACAATCAAAAATCATCTGCCCAAAAATCAGATAAAGCAGCACAACCAAAAGTTGATGTACCAAAATTTTCTGCCGACTCGGCTTATTATTTTGTAGACAAACAGGTGGGCTTTGGCCCGCGCGTTCCCAATACAGCAGAACATAAAGCCTGTGGTGATTGGTTGATCAGCAAGATGGAAAGCTGGGCAGACAATGTACATGTGCAAAAAGCTGAGCTTAAGGCCTTTAATGGTGAGATTTTAAAGGCGAGAAATATAATCGCTGAATTTAATCCACAGGCCAAAAAACGCATTATGCTGAGTGCGCATTGGGACACCCGTCCTTTTGCCGATCAGGATCCAAATGCTGCTGCCAGGGAAAAACCAATAGATGGCGCCAATGACGGTGCAAGCGGAGTAGGGGTATTGATGGAAATTGCACGGCAGCTCAGCCAACAAAAGCCAGAAATAGGAATAGATATTATATTCTGGGATGCCGAAGATTATGGACAGCCCGATGTGGATATGAAAAATCCACGCATGTCCGATTCCTATTGCCTGGGTTCGCAGTATTGGGCTAAAAACAAACACCGATCAAATTATACGGCAAAGTATGGCATTTTGCTCGATATGGTCGGGGCTGAAGATGCCACTTTCAGGCTGGAGGGACATTCCATGCAATTTGCCCCAACATTGAACCGAAAAATATGGAACAAGAGCATTGAACTGGGCTTCGGGCGCTATTTTATTCTGGAGGAAACACGCCCCATCATTGACGATCATTTTTACATTACACGGATAGCAAAAATCCCTACCATAGATATTATTGATCTGAAACCCCACAAAAGAATTCAGTTTGGGGATTTCTGGCATACCCATGATGATAATATGGAGATCATCAGCCCTGAAACGCTAAAGGCTGTGGGGCAAACTTTGCTTGAGGTTATTTATTTGGAGGACAAAGGTTTATTTTGA
- a CDS encoding helix-turn-helix domain-containing protein, giving the protein MDIKPIKTEQDYNESIKRIEELWGAKTDTPEGDELDLLITLGEAYEMKHYPIAPPDPVDAIKFRMEQMGMSKADMVKYLGSQSRVSEILNRKRNLTLRMVKILYKELRIPAEILLT; this is encoded by the coding sequence ATGGATATTAAACCAATTAAGACAGAACAAGACTACAATGAGTCAATCAAAAGAATTGAAGAATTGTGGGGAGCAAAAACGGATACACCTGAGGGCGATGAACTGGATTTGCTAATTACTTTGGGTGAAGCATATGAAATGAAACATTACCCCATCGCACCTCCTGATCCTGTTGATGCCATAAAATTCAGGATGGAACAAATGGGGATGTCTAAAGCAGATATGGTAAAATATCTCGGTAGTCAAAGTAGGGTGAGTGAGATTCTGAATAGAAAAAGAAACCTGACTTTGAGAATGGTGAAAATACTCTATAAGGAACTGAGAATACCTGCTGAAATATTATTAACCTGA
- a CDS encoding serine hydrolase domain-containing protein has translation MMKKSLIAILLLSGGIILIASWDALFVNAEKNRQQHQDIVEANTARKPGHLERIQIFIETQRIKEKEEWLRHHFERLYKRGLLNGSVLVAERGNLLFKGAYGYSNLHSRDTLSTKTPFQLASVSKMFTATAIMMLKERGVLDYDSTLQNYLPDFPYEGITVRHLLNHRSGLSRYMSLAHSNWDFDVPLTNDAMLELFKKYEPSTYFSPDRMFNYLNTNYALLANIVSEASGKPFDEFVKEEIFKPLKMDNAFVYNVEKVAEPESVAMGHHSWRKRPIKMTDDYLNGVMGDKGVFASVEDLYKFDRGLYSEKLMSAETLEEAFLPGTKRRRSDSYGFGWRIKTTMPGVVYHFGWWRGYKSCFIRDLDNEIVIIVLNNRVRSPSSNSYWEVLDYLREFEVETFPEIESTEGQNEPL, from the coding sequence ATGATGAAGAAAAGTTTAATAGCAATTTTACTCCTTAGCGGAGGGATTATTTTGATTGCATCCTGGGATGCCTTGTTTGTGAATGCAGAAAAAAACCGGCAGCAGCACCAGGATATTGTGGAAGCCAACACGGCTCGAAAGCCCGGACACCTGGAAAGAATCCAAATTTTTATTGAGACGCAACGTATCAAGGAAAAAGAGGAATGGCTGCGCCATCATTTTGAGAGATTGTATAAAAGGGGCTTGCTGAATGGCAGTGTATTGGTGGCAGAGCGTGGAAATCTTTTGTTTAAAGGTGCCTATGGTTACAGCAATTTGCATAGCAGGGATACGCTTTCTACTAAAACTCCTTTTCAATTGGCTTCTGTTTCCAAGATGTTCACAGCCACTGCCATTATGATGCTGAAAGAACGTGGCGTGCTGGATTACGATTCTACCCTTCAGAATTATCTGCCGGATTTTCCCTATGAAGGAATCACTGTAAGGCATTTGTTGAACCACCGTTCGGGCTTGTCGAGGTATATGTCGCTGGCACACAGCAACTGGGATTTTGATGTGCCGCTGACCAATGATGCAATGTTGGAGCTTTTTAAAAAATATGAGCCCTCAACTTATTTCAGTCCGGATAGGATGTTCAATTACCTGAACACCAATTACGCTTTGCTTGCAAATATTGTTTCAGAAGCAAGTGGAAAGCCTTTTGATGAATTTGTGAAAGAAGAAATTTTTAAGCCCTTGAAAATGGACAATGCATTTGTGTATAATGTAGAGAAAGTGGCAGAACCGGAAAGCGTGGCTATGGGACACCATTCCTGGAGAAAGCGCCCCATAAAAATGACAGATGATTACCTGAATGGGGTAATGGGTGACAAAGGAGTTTTTGCAAGTGTGGAAGACCTTTACAAATTTGATAGAGGATTGTACTCTGAAAAATTGATGTCGGCAGAAACTTTAGAGGAAGCCTTTCTTCCCGGCACCAAACGCAGACGCTCTGACAGCTATGGTTTCGGCTGGCGCATAAAAACAACGATGCCCGGTGTGGTTTATCATTTCGGATGGTGGCGCGGCTATAAATCCTGTTTTATTCGCGATTTGGACAATGAAATTGTAATTATCGTTTTAAACAACAGAGTGCGCAGCCCATCCTCCAACAGCTACTGGGAAGTTCTGGATTATCTACGCGAATTTGAGGTTGAGACTTTCCCTGAAATTGAAAGCACTGAAGGTCAGAATGAGCCATTGTGA
- a CDS encoding dehydrogenase E1 component subunit alpha/beta, whose amino-acid sequence MLQYDIGNLGKKELLELYKAILLPRRIEERMLLLLRQGKVSKWFAGMGQEAIAVGVAEALKPDEWIMPLHRNLGVFTSRGIDLQRLFSQFQGKESGFTKSRDRSFHFGVPELHISGMISHLGPQMTIANGTALAHLLKKEKKLSVAFVGDGGTSEGDFHEALNIASVWQLPCIFIIENNAYGLSTPVNEQYNCKHLKDRAVGYGMRGLQIDGNNILEVYHTIKKIGKEIRAKSEPVLIECMTFRMRGHEEASGVKYVPEELMEEWAVKDPVENYENFLIKEAFLSKEKAKEIREGIDREIKKAWERAEKKAFPEANTQTELNDIYRSYTFKKSAPDSESKNMRFVDAISEGLDEVMKKYDELVIMGQDVAEYGGVFKITQGFVEKYGKDRVRNTPLCESAILGAAVGLSLEGMKPIVEMQFADFIATGFNQVVNNMAKLHYRWGQNVDCVIRMPTGAGVTAGPFHSQSNEAWFFHTPGLKIVYPATPEDAKGLLIAAVEDPNPVLYFEHKFLYRSLSAEVPSGYYNTEIGKARKVREGNEISIICYGLAVVWAEEISREFEGNSIEILDLRSLAPLDYEAINETVKKTGKILILHEDTLTGGIGGDISAYISEHLFEYLDAPPRRVAALDTPVPFTGNLENNFLPKTRIKTVLAELINY is encoded by the coding sequence GTGCTGCAATACGATATCGGGAATTTAGGCAAGAAGGAGCTATTGGAGCTGTACAAAGCCATTCTATTGCCCAGGCGCATAGAAGAAAGAATGCTGCTTTTATTGCGACAGGGGAAGGTCAGCAAATGGTTTGCCGGAATGGGACAGGAAGCCATTGCGGTGGGCGTGGCAGAAGCCCTGAAACCTGATGAATGGATCATGCCGCTGCACCGCAATCTCGGAGTGTTTACTTCCAGGGGAATAGATTTGCAAAGATTGTTTTCCCAGTTTCAGGGCAAGGAAAGCGGATTTACCAAAAGCCGCGACCGCTCTTTTCATTTTGGTGTACCCGAACTGCACATTTCCGGTATGATCTCGCACTTGGGGCCACAAATGACCATTGCCAATGGTACTGCCCTGGCGCATTTGCTCAAAAAAGAAAAAAAGCTAAGTGTGGCATTTGTGGGAGACGGGGGCACTTCAGAAGGCGATTTTCACGAAGCACTGAATATCGCCTCTGTGTGGCAATTGCCCTGCATATTTATCATTGAAAACAATGCTTATGGTTTGTCAACCCCGGTAAATGAGCAATACAACTGCAAACACCTGAAAGACCGTGCTGTTGGTTATGGCATGCGCGGCCTGCAAATTGACGGCAACAATATATTGGAAGTTTATCACACAATTAAAAAAATCGGGAAGGAAATAAGAGCAAAATCCGAGCCTGTACTGATAGAATGTATGACTTTCAGAATGCGCGGACATGAGGAAGCATCGGGTGTGAAATATGTGCCTGAGGAATTGATGGAAGAATGGGCAGTAAAAGACCCGGTAGAGAATTATGAGAACTTTCTGATTAAGGAAGCATTTTTGAGTAAGGAAAAAGCAAAGGAAATCAGGGAAGGAATAGACCGGGAAATTAAAAAAGCCTGGGAGCGGGCAGAAAAAAAAGCTTTTCCCGAAGCCAATACACAAACAGAGCTGAATGATATCTATCGCAGTTATACTTTCAAAAAATCAGCTCCCGATTCTGAAAGTAAAAACATGCGTTTTGTCGATGCCATTTCTGAGGGTCTTGATGAGGTCATGAAAAAATATGATGAGTTGGTAATTATGGGCCAGGATGTGGCGGAATACGGAGGTGTTTTTAAAATCACACAGGGATTTGTAGAGAAATACGGGAAAGACCGCGTGCGGAATACTCCGCTTTGCGAATCGGCCATTTTGGGGGCGGCAGTTGGACTTAGCCTGGAAGGAATGAAACCCATAGTGGAAATGCAGTTTGCCGATTTTATCGCTACTGGATTCAATCAGGTGGTAAACAATATGGCCAAGCTGCATTATCGCTGGGGGCAGAATGTTGATTGTGTGATTCGCATGCCCACAGGAGCCGGGGTTACTGCCGGGCCTTTTCATTCCCAGTCGAATGAAGCATGGTTTTTTCACACGCCTGGTTTGAAAATCGTTTATCCAGCAACTCCTGAAGATGCCAAAGGCCTGCTTATTGCTGCCGTTGAAGACCCGAATCCGGTTTTGTATTTTGAGCACAAATTCCTTTATCGCAGTTTAAGTGCTGAAGTACCTTCGGGCTATTACAATACTGAAATTGGCAAGGCCAGAAAAGTGCGGGAGGGAAACGAGATCAGCATTATCTGCTATGGACTTGCCGTAGTTTGGGCAGAAGAGATCAGCAGGGAGTTTGAGGGAAATTCAATAGAGATTCTGGACCTGCGCAGTTTGGCACCATTGGATTATGAGGCCATAAATGAAACAGTGAAAAAAACCGGAAAAATTTTGATCTTGCATGAAGATACTTTGACAGGAGGCATTGGCGGGGATATCAGCGCCTATATTTCAGAACATTTATTCGAATATTTGGATGCTCCGCCCAGGCGCGTGGCGGCTTTGGATACACCTGTTCCTTTCACTGGAAATCTTGAAAATAACTTTTTACCCAAAACACGTATAAAAACTGTATTGGCAGAATTGATCAATTATTAG